From the genome of Candidatus Tectomicrobia bacterium:
AGCTCCGGACGCTTGAGGCGCTCCGGGCGGAGACGGAGCGGCTGAAGGCGGAGGGCAAGCGGGTCGTCTTCGCGAACGGCTGCTTCGACATCCTCCACGTGGGGCACGTGCGCTACCTACGGGAGGCCCGGGCGCTCGGGGACGCGCTGGTGGTGGCCGTGAACAGCGACGCCTCGGCCCGCAGGCTCAAGGGGGAGGGCAGGCCCTTCACGCCGGAGGCCGATCGGCTGGAGCTGCTCGCCTGCCTGGAGCCGGTGGACTATCTCCTGCTCTTCGACGAGACGGACGTCTCGCGCCTCCTTCTCGCCCTCAAGCCCCACGTCCACGCCAAGGGAACCGACTACACCGCCGAGACCGTGCCCGAGCGGGAGACGGTGCGGAGCTACGGGGGGGAGGTGGCCATCTGCGGGGACCCCATGGACCGTTCCTCGACCGGCATCGCCGCGCGCCTGGGGGGACGCCCCCTCCGATGAGCCGCCGCGTCCTGATCA
Proteins encoded in this window:
- a CDS encoding adenylyltransferase/cytidyltransferase family protein, encoding MRGAQDSCAGKLRTLEALRAETERLKAEGKRVVFANGCFDILHVGHVRYLREARALGDALVVAVNSDASARRLKGEGRPFTPEADRLELLACLEPVDYLLLFDETDVSRLLLALKPHVHAKGTDYTAETVPERETVRSYGGEVAICGDPMDRSSTGIAARLGGRPLR